From the Zymomonas mobilis subsp. pomaceae ATCC 29192 genome, the window GCAACTGAGGTTGGTTTCTATAACCGGCGCGCCGGTTTCGGCTACAAGGCGCGCGGCTAAGGCGTAATCGTCTTCGATCTTTCCTTTGCCTTGGGTGCCCTGAAAACTGCCAATCATAATCTGCTTGTTTGACGCTGCCTTGACGGCTTCTGCCATGTCAGGTTGCCATATATCGGGGCTGAAGGAAGGGACGCCGAAAGAATTGGTAATAGATAACGGCTGACTATAATTTTTATCAGCTAATACCGTATCACAATCAGCGGTCAGATGGCCGTTTGGATGAATAGCCAATACATTCGGCAAGGGATGACAAGCCTGCGCTTGGGTTCTCACCGTTTTATAAACGCAAAGATCAAAACCAAAGCGAAAAGCCGCCTTAATATATCGACTATTGAGCAAAGGGCCTGCTGGAATACCAAAAGGTATATCAACCTCTAATCCTAAAAAATTAGGGTTTTTCTTACCTGAAATTTCAGAATATCCAGATTCTGGAATGTTTTTTTCAGCAAAAAGGCCAAAAGGTCCTTCTTTATAGTTATCTTCATAACTTAAATCTGGATCATAAAATGGAACTTCATTTTTCATTTTCGGGCCTCACAGATAATATTCTGAAAAATCATAAAATGAGAATGGGTAAGCATAAAAAAACCGAACTGGTCGCAGTCCGGCGCAAGGTCTATTCTTTTGATACAAGCCGCATCGACTGCTATCATTTTAATGCCCCAATAGAGACGACTTTGAAGAAGAGAACCCTCTGCCAGCTCTCGCTTTTTCGCCTCTTTTCGCGCCTCAGTCTCATTCCGTAAACGACTGATAGCGATATTAAAAGGCCTGACAACGGTTTTCACGGCGATTTTGAAATGATAGCCCGCATCATGATAAAACCGGAATAGGATATTTTCTATTTTTAACTTTTATAGGGCTATTTCAAGCTCACCACAGAAAAATTGTTCGTTGGCTAGCCTTACGATCGACAGGCCACCGGTAAAATAGACTTTATCCATGGATGTTGATCATGCCCCGATTGAGTCGTAATAATTTGGGGAAAACCCTGCTTTTTGGGAGACCAATAAAGCGCCATTCCTCCTGTTTTTATCAACATACATGGGTCAATCTTGGCTATTTTGGGATGACAACTTTCTGGTAAAATCTGGTCGCTGATAACCAGATCACTCGTTTCACATAGGGAAATAAGGGGGCTTTTTGCCTTTCCTCTTATCACTAATAAGGCGTGCCGTTGGTCATCTGTTTTGACTATGCAGGGGCTTTTTTGACAAGCACTCTCGTGAAAAGGGGGGCTTTGTTGTGCCTTTTCAAAACCGAGTATAGTAGCCGCCTGATCTTGATTATACGGATTATTCTTAGCCCATATAAAACGATAAGAAAGAGGACGCGGATTTGTTTTAAAGACGATAGTTTCGCCATCGCGGTTAATCAATACATCTGGTCTAGGGGTAAAAATAACTATCATCAGCCCCAATAATAATAAGGCTATACCCCATAGCCGCCAACGACTTTTCCAAAGCCCCAACCATAACCACCCCATCATCAATAATAGGCATGTGCTCGCTTGCATCATAGGCAGCATGATGCCTGCCATCGGTAAAGCGGCTACATAGTGGGCAATTACCAATAAGAAATGAATACCATAAGCGGTTATCCACCAAAAAGGAGCGGAACAACCGATGACATCCGTTGCCAAGGCTGCGGCTTCTGCCGGTATGATGATGAAGGTTGTCAGGGGAATGGCAAGGATATTGGCAATTGCTCCATAAAGGCCAGATTGGTGAAAATGATAAATCGTAATAGGCGCAACTACGGCTTCAACAACAGCCCCACTTAATAAAATTTCACCCGCTATCAGGGCTATTTTTTTTAACCAACCGACTTCGTAATGCTCGAATAATCTTTTAACCTCGGGTGCTTCTGCAAAGGCAATAACGGTGGTAACCGCCGCAAAGCTTAATTGAAAACTAGGGGATAAAACACTTTCAGGGCGAAAAATCATAATAATCATGGCGGCGGCCGCGACTAAACGTAACGAAAACGCCCTTCTGCCAAGGGCAATTCCCCATAAAATAAGGGCTGCCGTCAACATGGAACGTACGGTGGGAATCTCACATCCGGCAATAAAGGTATAAATTAATCCTATGAAGGCGCCGTTGATGGCAGCTATCAACCGTAAAGGATAATGTAAGGCCAGATAAGGGAACAGCGCTAACAAGCGAATAGAAATAAAGATTACCGCGCCGATAACGACTGCAATATGCATACCGCCCACTGATAACAGATGAGTCAGCCCTGCTTTTCGCATCGCTATATTGTCGCTATCGCTGATAGATCCGACATCATTGGTCACAAAGGCCGCGGCAATCGGGCCAGATTCTGCGCCTGTTTTTTGAATAATATGGCGGGTTAATTGTTGGTGGATTGCCGCCATTTTTAGAAAAAAAGAAGACGGATCAGCTGTCTTTACAAGGCGGGGTTGCTCTAAAGCATGGCCTGTCGCCACAATATTTTGAAAATAGGCCACTTCAGCATAATCATATCCCGAAGGCAAGGATGCCGGCATCGGGCGTTCTAATTTGGCCTTTACGCTTATAAAGGCTCCTGCTTCCAATCCAGCTCCATTATAACGGTCGCTAACTGATAATCGTATTAATAAAGGATGGGCTGGTTTCTGAATACGTGATTTTTTACTGTCTGTTTCTAATTTTTCATCGCCTAATTCTAAATTATCCTTATCCTGTTGCTTATCCTGTTGCTCAAAATTTTCGAATGCGGTGTCTGACTTTCGATGAGTTTTCCTGTGATTTTGACAGTGATTTTCTATTTCATCGCGATCTACCGCCATCAACAATCGTAATCGGTTTCTTGCCGGTTGTTGTTGGCTTTGTTGGATTTGTCCGTAAATCACGCAAACGCCCCAATTTAGGGGACTCTCCCGTGGGACATCATAGGCGCGAAACCCGATATTTATGAGACCCCCTATAGCCGCTATTGCTGCTATCATAAGCGCGTTGGCAACTCTCGCTTTTTCCCTAAAAGGCAGCATCGCGAGGATCAAAGCACCCAATAAGCATCCGCTTGCCAACCAGCCATCAAGAGAGGGTATCGTAAACCACAAAAGGATGCCTGCACCAAAAGCAATGGGCAGCCATAACGCGATTTGATCCCGTTCTTTTTCTAATTGTTCTTCTAACCAATTTAAGGGTGCACGCACAAAAACAGCATATCCCTCGGCATCTTTTTTGATTTTCCATTTTTCAAAATCGGAAAACAGATGCCTAAAAAAATTCATTGCTTTTGATATCCACCGTCAAAATGCCTATAGGAACGCATTATGTGAAAAGAAAGATTGATGCCGATATTGCCGTTAATGCTCTAAATGCTTTAGGCACAATCGATATTTAAACTTTCTTCTTTTATTAGACCCGCTATTCAAAAGCTGATTTTTCAGTTCAGGAGTAAGGCGCATGAGCGCAAGCCCAGCCAAGAACCCGTCCTTTGTTACCCGCTTTGCACCGTCCCCAACCGGCTTTCTACATATCGGTGGCGCTCGGACTGCCCTTTTTAACTGGCTCTTTGCGCGTCACAATGGCGGCCAGTTTCAGCTAAGAATTGAAGATACTGATCGCGTTCGTTCCACCAAAGAAGCCATTGACGCTATTATCGACGGAATGCGCTGGCTTGGCCTCGATTGGGATGGTGAAATTACCTATCAATTCGAGCGTGCGGCGCGTCATGCAGAAGTCGCACAGGCTTTGTTAGCCGCCGGTAAAGCCTATAAGTGCTTTGCGACCGCAGAAGAACTGGAGGCGATGCGCGCCGAACAGCGGGCCAAAAAGCAGCCACAACGCTATGATGGCCGCTGGCGTGACCGAGACCCATCCGAAGCACCCGCAGGAACGCCTTATGTCGTGCGTTTGAAAGCCGAGCAGGAAGGCGAAACAACCTTGCATGATTTGGTGCAAGGCACGGTGACGGTTAAAAATGCCGAACTCGACGACATGGTC encodes:
- a CDS encoding tRNA-dihydrouridine synthase; translation: MKNEVPFYDPDLSYEDNYKEGPFGLFAEKNIPESGYSEISGKKNPNFLGLEVDIPFGIPAGPLLNSRYIKAAFRFGFDLCVYKTVRTQAQACHPLPNVLAIHPNGHLTADCDTVLADKNYSQPLSITNSFGVPSFSPDIWQPDMAEAVKAASNKQIMIGSFQGTQGKGKIEDDYALAARLVAETGAPVIETNLSCPNEGVNNLLCFDTEAVYRIVEKIKSTVPDRPLLLKTAYFKDDVHLKKLLDKVGHLVQGFSTINTLSARPVDKNNHPALSENRPEGGVCGDAIRWAGLEMVSRLAHFRQEMGADFVIVGVGGVNHPDHYKAYIKAGANAVMSATGAMWNPLLALDIKKSQV
- a CDS encoding ComEC/Rec2 family competence protein → MNFFRHLFSDFEKWKIKKDAEGYAVFVRAPLNWLEEQLEKERDQIALWLPIAFGAGILLWFTIPSLDGWLASGCLLGALILAMLPFREKARVANALMIAAIAAIGGLINIGFRAYDVPRESPLNWGVCVIYGQIQQSQQQPARNRLRLLMAVDRDEIENHCQNHRKTHRKSDTAFENFEQQDKQQDKDNLELGDEKLETDSKKSRIQKPAHPLLIRLSVSDRYNGAGLEAGAFISVKAKLERPMPASLPSGYDYAEVAYFQNIVATGHALEQPRLVKTADPSSFFLKMAAIHQQLTRHIIQKTGAESGPIAAAFVTNDVGSISDSDNIAMRKAGLTHLLSVGGMHIAVVIGAVIFISIRLLALFPYLALHYPLRLIAAINGAFIGLIYTFIAGCEIPTVRSMLTAALILWGIALGRRAFSLRLVAAAAMIIMIFRPESVLSPSFQLSFAAVTTVIAFAEAPEVKRLFEHYEVGWLKKIALIAGEILLSGAVVEAVVAPITIYHFHQSGLYGAIANILAIPLTTFIIIPAEAAALATDVIGCSAPFWWITAYGIHFLLVIAHYVAALPMAGIMLPMMQASTCLLLMMGWLWLGLWKSRWRLWGIALLLLGLMIVIFTPRPDVLINRDGETIVFKTNPRPLSYRFIWAKNNPYNQDQAATILGFEKAQQSPPFHESACQKSPCIVKTDDQRHALLVIRGKAKSPLISLCETSDLVISDQILPESCHPKIAKIDPCMLIKTGGMALYWSPKKQGFPQIITTQSGHDQHPWIKSILPVACRS